The DNA window AATGCGCCTGCCAGGTCATCAAGTTCCCCGCGCGCGCATTGGTGGCGGGATCGCCCGGAGGCCACCCCTTGGCTATTGCTTCTTCGTTATAGCGGATGTAACCGATGACGAGCGTCGCCTTTTCGCTGAACGACCAGCCGATGCCGAAGGTGACCGCGCCATAATAGCTGCGGGTTCCCATATAGTCGATGCCGAACCAGAGCTTTTCGTTGACCTCGGGCATGCGGCGGTCGAAACCGAGCATCAGCCCGTGGCTGTCGGCGTCGCCGGCCGGATTTTTGAGGAAGTACGAGTTGCCGAAGAAGTAGCCGACGCTGAAACGGCCGATGAAGGAGACGGTCTTGGATGCCTCGCCGTAGACGATGTTGATGTCGTTTTTGAATTTGTCGGTGCCGGCGTCATAAATGCCGATGGCGAGGATCGGCCCCCATTTGCCGAAGGCCTCTTCGGTGGTGGCCGCTTTTGCGTGGAAGGTGAGCGGGTAATCGTACGGTTCGCGCATATCGACCCCCGCTTCAATCTGAAAGGTGCCCGCATCGAGGAGACCGGCTGAAAGGCCGAAGTTCGCCGGTTCGGCGTGGCCGCCTATGTCCCGCTGGCGGAACATGGTGGTGTTGTTTTCAATGGCCAGATGGAAGGTGCCATACGGCTGCACGTCGGTGGAAGGAATATGCATCAGTTTTGACGGCGTGGCATGGGCCGTCCCCGCGGCGAGAAGGATGCAAACGATAAATGTCAGCGGCTTTTTCATCGGAACCCCTCAAATACCCAAGTTTAACTTTTCAGCGGTAATGGGCGGAAAAACAACAAGCGCGCCCGATCAATAAACATCCTTTATTTAAAGTTGTTTTATTCTATTTTATGCATTATGAAATGTCAACACTACCCAACATTGGGCCACGGGGGGTTGTTGAGGTTGTTGTGGTATAGTTGGAACTTCGATGTAAAAACCGCGTACGAGGAGAAATCATGGGCGTGAAAAGAATGATAATTGCGGCGTCGGTTGCGGCGCTGGTCTGTTTCGGCGGCGCGGCGCAGGCCGCCAAAGATGCCACCGCACAGGTGATGGAAGAATTGCGCAAGATCAACCCGGCCGCCCCGCTGGACGCGGTATCTAAAACCGATATTGACGGCCTGTACGAAGTGGTGATAAACAGCCAGATATTTTACTTCCATCTCAAAACCAAGACGCTGTTTTTCGGCGAAATGGTCCGCGACAAAAAGTCGCTGACGGCGGAACGGAAAACCCAGATACAGATGCTGCTGGTGCAGTCGCTCCCGCTGGACAAAGCGGTTAAAATCGGCAACGGCCCCAATGCCGTGGTGGAATTCAGCGACCCGGATTGCCCCTTCTGCCGCAAGGCGGATGCGTGGCTGCAAAACCGGCAGGACGTGACGGTTTACCTTTTCTTCTTCCCGCTGCCGATGCACCGCGACGCCGCGAAAAAATCGCGCAACATCCTCTGCGCCCAAAACCCCGTCGAGGCCTTCCGCGAAACGATGGCCGGCAAATGGGACAAGAACTTCGACCTCCCCGCGGGATGCGAGGAAAAGGCGAACCCGGTCTTGGAAGAGCATATGAAGTGGGGGCAAAAGCTGGGGGTGACCGGCACGCCGGCGTTCTGGATAAACGGCGTTGGAGTGGCCGGTGCCGACATGGAACGGGTTGAAGGCCTTCTGAAACGCAACGGGGGAGAGGAGGCCAAGAAGCCGGCCGCCCCGAAGGATAATCCGAAGAAGTAGCCTCCACCGTCTGGATGACATTAATCATGCCGGGCGGCGCGTGACGCACTGTTGACGGGAAACAGGGATGAAGCAAAGCGGGTTCGTGGAATACCTGAAAAAATTCGGGGGACAGGGTGCCGATGCCCCCCCGCGCGTAAAGACCCGCTACATTTTCTGGTCCTGGCTGGGGGCCTTTTGCGGCATTTTCGCCGTGGCGGCCATTACTTACCGCTCCGGGGTGCCAATGATGATCGGCTCATTCGGCGCGTCCGCCGTCCTGATCTACGCCGCCATCGAAGGGCCGCTGTCGCAGCCGCGCAACCTCGTCGGCGGCCATGCCATCAGCGCCGTCATCGCGGTGGGCATTTATCAGATGTTGGGGAACACCGAGTTTTCCATCGCGCTGGCGGTGTCGCTCGCCATCGTGGCGATGCTGGCAACCCGTACGCTCCACCCGCCGGGGGGAGCCACCGCGCTTATCGGCGTCAGTACAAAAGCGGGATGGACGTTTGTGCTCTACCCCGTGTTGGGGGGGGCGCTCGTCCTGCTTATGGTCGCATTGGTGGTCAACAATCTCGCATCCGACCGCCACTATCCCAAAAACTGGATATAATAGGGTCATCATGAAAACAACATATAAAAATGTTCTTGTTGCCGTGCCGCCCCCCGCGCACGAGTGGTATGCGCTCTCCTCCGATGCGTTGCGCAAGGCGGCCGCCACTCTTTCGCTGGTGCCGGGCGTTCACCTCACCTTCATGTCGGTCTATTCCGCCATGGAAACCGTCGGCGACGGCGAGGTGAATCTGCTCCCCCCCGAAGTGCTGCGGGAACTCAACGAGACGCGCGAAAATCAGCTCAAGGAAAGCGTCGCCGCATATGTGAAGTGGTTCACCG is part of the Nitrospinota bacterium genome and encodes:
- a CDS encoding DsbC family protein, with the translated sequence MGVKRMIIAASVAALVCFGGAAQAAKDATAQVMEELRKINPAAPLDAVSKTDIDGLYEVVINSQIFYFHLKTKTLFFGEMVRDKKSLTAERKTQIQMLLVQSLPLDKAVKIGNGPNAVVEFSDPDCPFCRKADAWLQNRQDVTVYLFFFPLPMHRDAAKKSRNILCAQNPVEAFRETMAGKWDKNFDLPAGCEEKANPVLEEHMKWGQKLGVTGTPAFWINGVGVAGADMERVEGLLKRNGGEEAKKPAAPKDNPKK
- a CDS encoding HPP family protein: MKQSGFVEYLKKFGGQGADAPPRVKTRYIFWSWLGAFCGIFAVAAITYRSGVPMMIGSFGASAVLIYAAIEGPLSQPRNLVGGHAISAVIAVGIYQMLGNTEFSIALAVSLAIVAMLATRTLHPPGGATALIGVSTKAGWTFVLYPVLGGALVLLMVALVVNNLASDRHYPKNWI
- a CDS encoding universal stress protein, whose translation is MKTTYKNVLVAVPPPAHEWYALSSDALRKAAATLSLVPGVHLTFMSVYSAMETVGDGEVNLLPPEVLRELNETRENQLKESVAAYVKWFTDNGISCEVVIEEGDDPADTVVRVAKRLNADLILVGYHHDEGLFDLFLPDVAKRVAKHAPCDVLLIAPKKIQEERR